Genomic DNA from Sphingobium sp. V4:
CATCTGCTCGGCCTCGTCCGGGCGGTTGCGCATGACGAGCGTCGACAGCGAATTGAGCGTGTTGAACAGGAAATGCGGGTTCACCTGATAGCGCAGCGATCGTAGCTCGGCCTGCTGCGCCGCCTGCTCCAGCCGGGCGGCGCGACGCTCGGTGCTCCGCGCTTGGGCGGCGTAGGACAGCGCGAGATAGAGGCCGGCCCAGGCCGAAAGAAAGAAGAAGCGGCTGATCGCATCCTCGACGATGCTGATAAGCGCGTAATTTTCCTCCGCCGCCTTTTTCTGCATGTCCGCGTCGGAAAAGAGGGTGACGGGATCATAGACATTGAACATGAAATAGTTGGCGCTCGCCATGGCGAGCGCGAAGGGGACGGCGAGCGAGAAGGCGGCGATCACCCGCACGCCGAGCGGTCGCTGGTCGAAGCGGCGCAGGACCAGGTAGAGAATCCAGGTGACGATGATGCCGATGATCGCCACGACCATGCGCCGCGCCGCCAGTTCCATCTGGGCGTCGAACCCGATGACGACGGCGCGCAGGCTGACGATGAGCGTGTAGAACAGCCAGAAACCCAGGATGGAATAGAGCGCGATCGCGGGGGAGACGCCGCGTTCACCATCTTCGGAAGTCACTATCATGATTCCTGTCTAACCGCCTGCGCGGCGCTTGTCGCCCCGTCTGCCGGTAGCTGGTCGAACCGCTCCGCATGTTGGTCGAACGGCCAGGGCGGAACCGGCCTGACGTCCGTCCGTTGATCGGGTGCGCCATTTCCATGGCGTGGCAGGAGAGACCGATGAACGACAAGACCGACATCCGCCCGCACAGCCGTGAGGAAGCCGGCGACGAACGGGAGACCGACCGGCAGGACCATGCCGTCAGCCGGGAGGAGAAGCTGGAAGAAGGTCTCAAGGATTCGATGGACGCATCCGACCCGCCATCGACGACCAAGCCGGGCGATCATGGCGATCCGGTGCCCTCGTCGGGCTACACGCCACGGGATTGATGGCTCCAGCGTGCAAATCATGCTAATTTGCCAAGGCGGAAGAGCGAAATGGCCGCCGCACGAGAGAGGAGCGACACATCCATGCCCACATCCTGCACCCCCGCCGTCGAACGCATCGCTCGCGTGCTTGCCGGGCGCCAGTTAAGCCTGAACGGCGAGGGCAGCGATCCCCATGCGGCCGGGGCCGTCGATGCGGCCTGGCGCAACCATGTGGACGACGCGTATGCCATCCTTCACACCTTGCGCGAACCTGATGCCCAGATGGCGCAGGCCGGTGATGTCGCCGTATGGCGCAGCATGATCGGTGCTGTGCTCGACCGGCGAACCGGGGCGTAAGGGTTTCTCTAACCATTTCAGGGCATCGGGATGCGGACCGGAGGTCCTCCCCATGCCTAATGCCTATTACAGCATCCACTTCGATCACGACTTCGGCCTGATGGATGTCGCCTGGCATCGCTATTTTTCGGCAAAGGATGTCGGTCCCTATGCCGAGGCCTGCAAGGCTCGATTCGGGGCCGAAGGTTTCCAGCCCGGCTATTTGCTGCGCATGGACATGAGCGACAGCGCGGTCCAGCCGCAAGACGCACTGGCCATGTTCCGCACGCATTTTGATGGATTTCCGCGCGCTCGCCGGATCGCCGTTGTCACGTCGAGCGCTATCGCCCGGTTGCAGGTCCGGCGCGAGATGACGCAGTCCTATCTCCGGATTTTCGACAGCACTGACGCCGCGTTGGCATGGCTGACGGAAGACAGGTGCGTCCCGGCCTGATTTCTGTCATCATCCTGTCGCACAAAGGATGATTTTCATGTTGCGCTGCACAAAGAAATCTGGTCCGTTGTGAACGACGGTGGAACAGGCGCTTAAGCCTTCAGTAACCATGATGAGCGCATGTTCTGTCGCACGACTTGAAGTCGGAGGGCAAGGATATGGGCACGAGTGCAAGACCGGCGGATGGGGCTGTCACCCTGGCGGAGTTGCGTGAATTCGCAAGCTTCCCGTCCGCTACCCAACGCTATATCCGCAGATCGCTGGACATCGGGCTGCATCGCCGCGACGCGATGAAGCTGTGGTCGCGCGACATGGTGGAGGAGGCCTCGATTCGGGCGCAGGCGCGGATTTACGGCCGGCTCGACGAGATCAAGGCGCGGGTGCCCGACGACAGCGGCCTGGAGCAGGTGGAGCCGTTCATGGCGCCGCTCGTGACCATTTCCGCCTTCGACCTGGGGCAGGACCGTCTTGGCAGTTTCTCCGCCTATCGCTTCCTCTATGAACGCTTGCTGGGCGCCGGTGCGCGGCCTTGGTTGCCGGGCGCCTTCTGCGCGGCGGCGAGCCTGCCGCATCTCCATCCCGACAAGCGTCGCGCGCTGCTCCAATCGATCAGCGAGGCAGCGGCGACGGCGGTCGGCTGGTCCAACCGCGAGCCGACCTTCTATCCTGAATGGGTCGAGAAGGTCGACATGAGCAAGGCGAACTGAACCGCAAGCCCATTCTCCGCGGGGGAGGATGGCCGGCAAAAAGGGGCGCGATGGCATCAGGCCGATCGCGCCCCTTTGCATGGGTGGGGCGGGCATGAAAAACGGGGCTGCCCGGTCGGGCGGCCCCTTCATGACCCGCTCGAACTCACATTTCAGCGGATGGGCGAGTCGGGCGACAGGCGCATGTCGAGATAATTGTCGACCGACTTCATCAGTTGATCGAGTTCATGCTCGAAGAAATGGTTTGCGCCCCGGATTTCGTCATGATGGATGGTGATGCCCTTCTGGGTGCGCAGCTTGTCGACCAGCTTCTGGACCGCGCTTGCCGTCACCACCTCGTCCGCCGTGCCCTGCACGATGATGCCCGACGAGGGGCAGGGGGCGAGGAAGGAGAAGTCATACATGTTGGCAGGCGGCGCGACCGAGATGAAGCCCCGGATTTCCGGGCGACGCATCAGCAACTGCATTCCGATCCATGCGCCAAAGGAGAAGCCGGCGATCCAGGTGGTCTGCGCTTCGGGATGGAAGCTCTGCACCCAATCGAGCGCGGCGGCGGCATCGCTGAGTTCGCCGATGCCATTGTCGAACGTGCCCTGGCTGCGACCTACGCCCCGGAAGTTGAAGCGCAGCACGGCAAAGCCCCGCTTCACGAAGGTCTTGTAGAGCGCCTGGGTGATGCGGTCGTTCATCGTGCCGCCGCCCTGCGGATGCGGGTGCAGGATCATGGCGACCGGCGCACGCGGGCGGGGCGGGGGGCTGAAACGGCCTTCGAGGCGGCCTTCGGGTCCGGGGAAAATGACGTCGGGCATGGCACCTGTTATGGTTCTGGGCCGCCCACTCCAGACGAGGAGGCAAGCGGCTAATGGGTCCGGATCGCGCGCGTCATGCGATGCCTGGGGCAAGGCGCTGGCGCCGCGCGGCAATCCGCCTATATAGAAGCCGCCGCCATTTCCGCAATCAATGAGTAATGCCCGCTTGGCCGCCGACCGTCTTTATCTGGATCATGCCGCGACCACCCCGATGCTGCCCGCTGCGCGCGCGGCGATGGCGACGGCGATGGAGGATTGGGCCAACCCGTCCAGCCCCCATGCCGACGGCCGCGCCGCGCGCGCGGCGCTGGAGGAGGCGCGCGCCCGGATCGCCGTGGCGCTGGGCTGGAGCGGGCATGTGATCTTCACGTCCGGCGCGACCGAGGCGATCGCCATCGCGCTGACGCGGGTGAGGGCGGCGCGGGTCGTCACGTCGCCGGTCGAGCATGACGCCGTACTGCGCGTGACGAAGGGCGCCGATCGGCTGCCGGTAACGTCTGATGGGTGTGTCTGCCTGACTTCCGATCGGGTATTGCGATCGGACGAACGAATCCTTCTCGCCGTCCAGCACGTCAATAACGAAACCGGCGTGATCCAGCCGCTCGACCGGATCGAGCGCGATGGGGCGATCCTGTTTGCCGATTGCGCCCAGAGCGCGGGCAAGCTGTCGCTGCCGGATGCCGACATGATCGCTGTCAGCGCCCACAAGTTCGGCGGCCCGCCCGGCATCGGCGCGCTGCTGATCCGCGACCTTGCCCTGATCGAGCCGAGCGGCGGTCAGGAGCAGGGCTATCGTCCGGGTACCGAAAATCTCCCCGCGATCCTTGCCATGGCCGCGGCGCTGGACTCGCGCGGCGACTGGCTGGCCAAGGCGGCGGAACTGCGCGCCCGGTTGGACGCGGGGATCGAGGCGGCGGGCGGCGTGATCGTCGCGCGGGACGCGCCGCGTATCCCCGCCATCGCCAGCTACCGGATGCCGGGCTTGTCCGCCCGCGCGCAACTGATCCAGTTCGATCTCAGGGGCATTTCGGTGTCGGCGGGCAGCGCCTGTTCGTCCGGATCGCTCAAGACCAGCCATGTGCTGGGCGCAATGGGCTGGGACGAGGCGGCGGCGTCCGAAGTGGTGCGCGTGAGCTTCGGCCCGCAAACGTCCGACAGCGACATGGACAGTTTCCTCGCCGTCTGGACAGCCATGGCGGAAAGAGCGGCTGGACAGTTAAAGATATGATATATCTTGATTATCAGGCTACGACGCCGCTCGCGCCGGAGGCGTTTGACGCGATGGTGCCGCTGCTGCGCGACCAGTTCGCCAATCCGCACAGCGCTCATCGCCCGGGTCGCGCCGCCGCCGCGCAGGTGGAGGTCGCGCGCGAGGAGATCGGCAAGCTGCTGCCCTCGGGGGGGCGAACCCTCTTCACCTCCGGCGCGACCGAGGCGCTCAACATCGCGATCCAGGGCGCGCCGGCGGGCGCCATCGTTACGATCGCGACCGAACATGCCGCCGTGCTCGACACGGCGGACGCCATGCGCCGGGCCGGCCGTGACGTGACCGTCCTGCCGGTCGGCCCGGACGGCATCGTCGATCCGGACGCTGCACGGGAAGCAATCGTTCCAGGTGTCGCACTCGTTGTCGCGATGCTGGTCAACAACGAGATCGGCGTGATCCAGCCGGTCGAGATGCTGGCGACCATGGCGCATGAGGCTGGCGCGTTGTTCCTGTGCGATGCGGTGCAGGGCTATGGCCGGGTTCCGATCCCGCAGGGCTGCGACATGGTCGCGATCAGTGCACACAAGATTCACGGCCCCAAAGGCGTAGGTGCGCTCTGGCTGCGCGACGGGGTGAAGCCCGCGCCGCTCATTCATGGTGGCGGGCAGGAAGGGGGGCTGCGGTCCGGCACGCTCTCCCCGGCGCTCTGCGCGGGCTTCGGGGTCGCCGCGCGGCTGATGCGAGAGCGGGCGGACATGGATCGCGTGCATGTCGAAAAGCTGGCGGCTGCGGCCCGCAGTCTGTTCGATGATTGGACGCTGAACGGTAGCATGGCGCAGCGCTACGCCGGCAATCTCAACCTGCGGCGCGAGGGCATTGATGGCGCGCGGCTGTTGTCCCATTGCCGCAATGTTGCTTTTTCGTTGGGAAGTGCTTGCGCAAGCGGGTCCGGGCGGCCTAGCCATGTGCTGCGCGCGCTGGGGCTGACGGATGGCCAGGCGCGCGGATCGGTTCGGATCGGCTTCGGCCGCTACACGACGCCGGCGGAACTGGAGAGGGCTGCAACAGTGTTGAATGAAGCGGCAGCCGCACAAGCGGCGCCGTGACAAGGGAGCGTCGCACCAATGACCAGGGTCACCTTTATCAGCGCTGACGGCGAGCGGCGGCAGGAGGTCGACGCGCCTGCCGGATCGCTGCTGCTGGACATTGCGCAGGCCGCCGGCCAGCCGCTGGAAGGAAGCTGCGAGGGACAGATGGCCTGCTCGACCTGCCATGTCATCGTCGATGCCGAGGATTTCGTCCGTCTGCCCCGCGCCAGCGAGGATGAGGAGGATATGCTCGACCTGGCCGCCGCCGCGACGCGCACCAGTCGCTTGTCCTGCCAGATAGTGCTGGACGCCGGAATGGAGCGACTGACCGTCCGCATCCCGAACGAATCCAATAATATGCAGGGCATGTGATCCGATCCATGAAGAGGCTGACCCTTCTGGCCGCCCTGGCGCTGATCGCCGTTCCCGGTCAGGCTGCCGACCGGAAGAAGGCGCCCGCCAGAGAGCCGGTTCCGACTGGGCGGCTCGATTCACTGATGCCGGTCGCGCCGCGTTATCTGGTGCCGCAATCGGCGCTGACATCCCTTCGCAATCCCGCCGAGATCGAGAAGGAAACCGGCGGACGGCTGGGGGTCGCGCTGGTCGACAGGAGCGGGGCGCTGCTGCTTGGCTTCAACCGCGACGAGCGTTTCGCCCTCTGTTCGACCTTCAAGGGGCCGCTGGCCGCTGCCGTGCTTCTGGGCGCGGAAGCCGGCAAGTTCGGGCTGGAGGGGGAGATATCCTTCGGCAAGGACGATATTCTCGATTACGCCCCGGTCGTGAAGAAGAACCGCAAGCGCGGCCGCATGAGCATGGGCGAACTGGCGCAGGCGGCGGTGGAGGTGAGCGACAACAGCGCGGCCAATCTGTTGCTGCCGATGCTGGGCGGCCCGCCGGGCCTCACCGCCTTCATGCGCGCCCATGGCGACCGCGTGACCCGGCTCGACCGCAACGAGCCCGCTCTCAACGAGAATGCCGAGGGGGACGAGCGCGACACGACGTCTCCCGCAGCGATGGCGGGGCTGATGGGGCGGCTTTTCTTCCGGGACATGAAGCCGGAGAGCGTCGACAGGCTGCGCGCCTGGTTCAACGCGAGTAGCACCGGCGACCATCGCATCAAGGCGGGCCTGCCCGAAGGGTGGATGTCGGGTAGCAAGACCGGCACATGTGGCACCGCCTATAATGACGTGGCGCTGGTCAAGTCTGCGGCGGGCGACGAATATATCCTGGCCATCTATCTGGACCGGCCCACGGTCGATGCGGGCAAGGCGGAGGCGGCCATCGCCGAAACCGCGCGCGCGGCGCTCGATTTCGTCAGCAAGGCACAGAAGAGCGGGCTGGAGTAAGCGGGCCGATCTCTCCCTGCCATGGTGGCGAGAAGGTGAACCCCTTGCCAAGCCCGCCTCACTTCGCCATATGCCGGCGCGGGAGTCGGGCGGGCGTGACCGTTGCGAACCTGGTCAGGTCCTGACGGAAGCAGCCACAGTGATTTCGTCACGGGTCGTTCCGGCTCCCACCCTCCAGTCATCATCCATCTTCGACAATGGCCGTCCGAGCGGCTAGGACAGAGGCATGTCCGATTCCCCGCAGCCCTATCGCGTCCTCGCGCGCAAATATCGACCGCGCAGCTTTCATGAGCTGATCGGCCAGGACGCGATGGTCCAGACGCTGGGCAATGCGATCAAGCGCGGGCGGCTGGCCCATGCCTTTCTGATGACGGGCGTGCGCGGGGTGGGCAAGACTTCCACCGCGCGACTGATTGCCAAGGCGCTCAATTGCATAGGGCCGGACGGGCAGGGCGGTCCGACCATCGACCCCTGCGGCCTGTGCGAACCCTGCCTGGCGATCGCCGAAGGCCGCCATATCGACGTGGTGGAGATGGACGCCGCCAGCCATACCGGCGTTGACGACGTGCGCGAGATCATCGAGGCGGTGCGCTATGCCGCCGTGTCGGCGCGCTACAAGATCTACATCATCGACGAAGTCCACATGCTCTCCAAAAACGCCTTCAACGCGTTGCTGAAGACGCTGGAGGAGCCGCCCGCCCATGTAAAATTCCTGTTCGCCACGACCGAGGTTAACAAGGTGCCGGTGACGGTGTTGTCGCGCTGCCAGCGCTTCGACCTGCGCAGAATCCCGGCCGAACTGCTGGCCGGCCATTTCGCCCATGTGGTGGAAGCGGAGAATGTGGCGGCCGAGCCCGATGCGCTGGCGCTGATCGCGCAGGCAGCGGAAGGTTCCGCCCGCGACGGCCTGTCCATATTGGACCAGGCGATTGCGCACGCCGAGATGGGGGAAGGGGCGCCGCTCGTCACCGCCGCCCAGGTGCGCGACATGCTGGGCCTGTCCGATCGCGGGTCCGTGCGCCGCCTCCTCGGCCTGCTGCTGGAAGATGATACGGGCGCTCTGCTGGGCGCTGTCCGCGACCAATATGCGCTGGGCGTCGAGCCGCTGGCCCAGATGCGCGGTCTGCTGGAGTTGGTTCATGCCGTGACCCTGGTGAAGGCCGGGCGCGACATTGGCAGCCCCGGCCAGTCGGCCGAAGAACGTGAAGCCTTGTCGGATTGGGCGTCGCAGCTCGGTTTCGCGCCGCTGCATCGGCTCTGGCAATTGCTGCTCAAGGGGCATGACGAGGTAGCGAGCGCGATCCTGCCGATCGAAAGCTGCGAAATGGCGCTGCTGCGCGTCATGCACGCGGCGACCATGCCCGATCCGAGCGAGATTGCGCGGATGCTGCGCGAGGGCGGCCCGGTGGCGGCTCCGGCCGCAGCCAATGGTGCATCCGCTGCGTCTTCGTCCGCGCCCGCGGCGCGCCTGCCAGCCACCTTTGTCGACCTGATCGAAGCCTTCTGGCAGCGGGGCAAGGGGCAACTGGCACAGGAACTTCATGATTGCGTGGGCGTCGTGCGCTATGCGCCGCCCCAGTTCGACTATCGCCCGACGTCGCAACTGCCCGCCGATTTCATGGCGCGCCTGCTGCCGGCGTTGCGCGAAGTCACCGGTACCCCTTGGCAGGTGGCGCAGAATGACGGGGCGGCCGAGCCGACCTTGCTGGAACAGGAGCAGCGCAAGGCGGCGGACGCCCGCGCCGAGATATTGGAAACCCCGGTGGTCAAGGCGGCGATGGCCGCCTTCCCCGATGCCGAGCTGGATGACAGGCTCGAACAATGGAGTGCTGAAGCATGAAGGACTTGAACGAAATCCTGGGCATGGCGAGCCGTGTTCAGGAAGAATTGCAACGGGCGCAGGACAATCTCGACAAGCTGGAGGTCGAGGGTGCGGCCGGCGGTGGCCTGGTCAAGGTGCGCGCTTCGGCCAAGGGCCGGATCATGGGCGTAACGATCGACGAGAGCCTGCTCGCACCTTCGGAAAAGCAGATGCTGGAGGATCTGGTCGCCGCCGCGTTCAACGACGCCCGGAAGAAGGCTGATGAGGTGTCCAGCGCTGAAATGGGCAAGATGACCGCGGGCCTCCCGCTGCCTCCCGGCTTCAAGCTGCCTTTTTGATCGGAAATGGCGGCTGTACGATCACTCGCGGTTCATTGTTGCTATGATATGACCAGTGCTGATTGATTGACGCGACGGGCATCCCCATAAAGGCGATGAACGCATGGATGGGCTACAGGCTGGCCCCGGAGAGTGAATGACTACGCAATATCCCCTTCTGCCGCTGCGCGACATCGTCGTCTTCCCGCAGATGATCGTCCCGCTCTTCGTGGGCCGCGACAAGAGCGTTGCGGCGCTCGAAGCAGCGATGGAAGGCAATAAGGAAATCTTCCTCGTCTCGCAGCTCGACCCTGCCGAGGATGATCCGGGCCGCGACTCGCTCTATGACACGGGCGTCGTCGCCGTCGTGCTCCAGCTGCTCAAGCTGCCCGACGGCACCGTCCGCGTGCTGGTGGAAGGCAAGCACCGCGGCCAGCTGCAACAGATGGATGCGCGCGAGACCTATCTCGTCGCCGATGTCGCGACGGTCGAGGAGATCGTAGCCGAAGGGCCGGAGGCGGCTGCGCTGATGCGCTCGGTCGCCGAGCAGTTCGAGAATTACGCGAAGCTCAACAAGAAGCTGCCGGCCGAGACGCCGGTCCAGCTGCGCGAGATTGAGGATGCCGGGCGCCTGGCAGATGCCGTCGCTGCCAACATCAACGTGAAGGTCTCCGACAAGCAGTCGCTGCTGGTCGAGGCCGATCCGGTCAAGCGGCTGGAGATGGTCTTCGCCTTCATGGAGGGCGAACTGGGCGTACTCCAGGTCGAGAAGAAGATTCGCGGCCGCGTGAAGCGGCAGATGGAGAAGACCCAGCGCGAATATTATCTGAACGAGCAGCTGAAGGCGATCCAGCGCGAACTGGGCAATGGCGAGGGTGAGGAAGGCGATGAGCTTGCTGAACTGACCGAAAAGATCGCCAAGACCAAGCTGAGCAAGGAAGCACGGGCGAAAGCGACTGCGGAGCTGAAGAAGCTCAAGGGTATGCAGCCCATGTCGGCTGAAGCAACGGTCGTGCGCAACTATCTCGATGTGCTGCTCGGTTTGCCCTGGGGCAAGAAGGGCAAGGTCAAGACCGATCTCAAGAAGGCGCAGGCGATCCTCGACGAGGATCATTTCGCGCTGGAGAAGGTCAAGGATCGGATCATCGAATATCTGGCCGTACAGGCGCGCACCAACAAGCTGAAGGGGCCGATCCTGTGCCTCGTCGGCCCTCCGGGCGTCGGCAAGACGTCATTGGGCCGCTCGATCGCCAAGGCGACCGGACGCGAGTTCGTGCGGCAGTCGCTGGGTGGCGTGCGGGACGAGGCCGAGATCCGCGGCCACCGCCGGACCTATATCGGCTCGCTGCCGGGCAAGATCGTGTCGAACCTGAAAAAGGCGGGGACGATGAACCCGCTCTTCCTGCTCGACGAGATCGACAAGCTGGGCCAGGATTTCCGGGGCGACCCCGCATCCGCGCTGCTCGAAGTGCTGGACCCCGAACAGAATAGCAAGTTCCAGGATCATTATCTGGAAATCGATGTCGATCTCTCGGACAT
This window encodes:
- the lon gene encoding endopeptidase La; protein product: MTTQYPLLPLRDIVVFPQMIVPLFVGRDKSVAALEAAMEGNKEIFLVSQLDPAEDDPGRDSLYDTGVVAVVLQLLKLPDGTVRVLVEGKHRGQLQQMDARETYLVADVATVEEIVAEGPEAAALMRSVAEQFENYAKLNKKLPAETPVQLREIEDAGRLADAVAANINVKVSDKQSLLVEADPVKRLEMVFAFMEGELGVLQVEKKIRGRVKRQMEKTQREYYLNEQLKAIQRELGNGEGEEGDELAELTEKIAKTKLSKEARAKATAELKKLKGMQPMSAEATVVRNYLDVLLGLPWGKKGKVKTDLKKAQAILDEDHFALEKVKDRIIEYLAVQARTNKLKGPILCLVGPPGVGKTSLGRSIAKATGREFVRQSLGGVRDEAEIRGHRRTYIGSLPGKIVSNLKKAGTMNPLFLLDEIDKLGQDFRGDPASALLEVLDPEQNSKFQDHYLEIDVDLSDIMFVTTANSLNLPQPLLDRMEIIRLEGYTEDEKVEIAERHLLPKQIDAHGLKDGEVTVTEPAIRDLIRYYTREAGVRTLEREMARLARKALRKILEGEYDKVVITPENLADYAGVRKFRHGVGEEEHQIGAVTGLAWTEVGGELLTIEAVTVPGKGAIKTTGKLGEVMTESVQAAFSYVRARSPGYGIKPSLFNRKDIHIHLPEGAVPKDGPSAGIGMVTTIVSTLTGIPVHKDVAMTGEVTLRGRVLPIGGLKEKLLAALRGGIKTVLIPQENEKDLAEIPANIREGLEIVPVSHVDEVLARALVSKPEAIAWTEEDDLAAQPSAPAGRDSDPTLRH
- a CDS encoding alpha/beta hydrolase produces the protein MPDVIFPGPEGRLEGRFSPPPRPRAPVAMILHPHPQGGGTMNDRITQALYKTFVKRGFAVLRFNFRGVGRSQGTFDNGIGELSDAAAALDWVQSFHPEAQTTWIAGFSFGAWIGMQLLMRRPEIRGFISVAPPANMYDFSFLAPCPSSGIIVQGTADEVVTASAVQKLVDKLRTQKGITIHHDEIRGANHFFEHELDQLMKSVDNYLDMRLSPDSPIR
- a CDS encoding YbaB/EbfC family nucleoid-associated protein, which produces MKDLNEILGMASRVQEELQRAQDNLDKLEVEGAAGGGLVKVRASAKGRIMGVTIDESLLAPSEKQMLEDLVAAAFNDARKKADEVSSAEMGKMTAGLPLPPGFKLPF
- a CDS encoding 2Fe-2S iron-sulfur cluster-binding protein, which codes for MTRVTFISADGERRQEVDAPAGSLLLDIAQAAGQPLEGSCEGQMACSTCHVIVDAEDFVRLPRASEDEEDMLDLAAAATRTSRLSCQIVLDAGMERLTVRIPNESNNMQGM
- a CDS encoding DNA polymerase III subunit gamma/tau gives rise to the protein MSDSPQPYRVLARKYRPRSFHELIGQDAMVQTLGNAIKRGRLAHAFLMTGVRGVGKTSTARLIAKALNCIGPDGQGGPTIDPCGLCEPCLAIAEGRHIDVVEMDAASHTGVDDVREIIEAVRYAAVSARYKIYIIDEVHMLSKNAFNALLKTLEEPPAHVKFLFATTEVNKVPVTVLSRCQRFDLRRIPAELLAGHFAHVVEAENVAAEPDALALIAQAAEGSARDGLSILDQAIAHAEMGEGAPLVTAAQVRDMLGLSDRGSVRRLLGLLLEDDTGALLGAVRDQYALGVEPLAQMRGLLELVHAVTLVKAGRDIGSPGQSAEEREALSDWASQLGFAPLHRLWQLLLKGHDEVASAILPIESCEMALLRVMHAATMPDPSEIARMLREGGPVAAPAAANGASAASSSAPAARLPATFVDLIEAFWQRGKGQLAQELHDCVGVVRYAPPQFDYRPTSQLPADFMARLLPALREVTGTPWQVAQNDGAAEPTLLEQEQRKAADARAEILETPVVKAAMAAFPDAELDDRLEQWSAEA
- a CDS encoding STAS/SEC14 domain-containing protein; the protein is MLCSTGEPGRKGFSNHFRASGCGPEVLPMPNAYYSIHFDHDFGLMDVAWHRYFSAKDVGPYAEACKARFGAEGFQPGYLLRMDMSDSAVQPQDALAMFRTHFDGFPRARRIAVVTSSAIARLQVRREMTQSYLRIFDSTDAALAWLTEDRCVPA
- a CDS encoding aminotransferase class V-fold PLP-dependent enzyme, which encodes MAADRLYLDHAATTPMLPAARAAMATAMEDWANPSSPHADGRAARAALEEARARIAVALGWSGHVIFTSGATEAIAIALTRVRAARVVTSPVEHDAVLRVTKGADRLPVTSDGCVCLTSDRVLRSDERILLAVQHVNNETGVIQPLDRIERDGAILFADCAQSAGKLSLPDADMIAVSAHKFGGPPGIGALLIRDLALIEPSGGQEQGYRPGTENLPAILAMAAALDSRGDWLAKAAELRARLDAGIEAAGGVIVARDAPRIPAIASYRMPGLSARAQLIQFDLRGISVSAGSACSSGSLKTSHVLGAMGWDEAAASEVVRVSFGPQTSDSDMDSFLAVWTAMAERAAGQLKI
- a CDS encoding histidine kinase is translated as MIVTSEDGERGVSPAIALYSILGFWLFYTLIVSLRAVVIGFDAQMELAARRMVVAIIGIIVTWILYLVLRRFDQRPLGVRVIAAFSLAVPFALAMASANYFMFNVYDPVTLFSDADMQKKAAEENYALISIVEDAISRFFFLSAWAGLYLALSYAAQARSTERRAARLEQAAQQAELRSLRYQVNPHFLFNTLNSLSTLVMRNRPDEAEQMIMSLSNFYRTSLTGDPLDDVPLEEEVHLQKLYLDIEAVRFPERLTTVIDIPPSLLSACVPGLILQPVVENAIKYGVSRTSSPVEIRITAREDGDLMHINVTDNGPNPPSAADRGSGIGLANVRDRLTARFGDRGRIVYGPREAGGFSVLLTLPIIRRGC
- the blaSGM gene encoding SGM family class A beta-lactamase → MKRLTLLAALALIAVPGQAADRKKAPAREPVPTGRLDSLMPVAPRYLVPQSALTSLRNPAEIEKETGGRLGVALVDRSGALLLGFNRDERFALCSTFKGPLAAAVLLGAEAGKFGLEGEISFGKDDILDYAPVVKKNRKRGRMSMGELAQAAVEVSDNSAANLLLPMLGGPPGLTAFMRAHGDRVTRLDRNEPALNENAEGDERDTTSPAAMAGLMGRLFFRDMKPESVDRLRAWFNASSTGDHRIKAGLPEGWMSGSKTGTCGTAYNDVALVKSAAGDEYILAIYLDRPTVDAGKAEAAIAETARAALDFVSKAQKSGLE
- a CDS encoding cysteine desulfurase family protein gives rise to the protein MIYLDYQATTPLAPEAFDAMVPLLRDQFANPHSAHRPGRAAAAQVEVAREEIGKLLPSGGRTLFTSGATEALNIAIQGAPAGAIVTIATEHAAVLDTADAMRRAGRDVTVLPVGPDGIVDPDAAREAIVPGVALVVAMLVNNEIGVIQPVEMLATMAHEAGALFLCDAVQGYGRVPIPQGCDMVAISAHKIHGPKGVGALWLRDGVKPAPLIHGGGQEGGLRSGTLSPALCAGFGVAARLMRERADMDRVHVEKLAAAARSLFDDWTLNGSMAQRYAGNLNLRREGIDGARLLSHCRNVAFSLGSACASGSGRPSHVLRALGLTDGQARGSVRIGFGRYTTPAELERAATVLNEAAAAQAAP